From one Desulfomonilaceae bacterium genomic stretch:
- a CDS encoding response regulator, protein MEGARIFQARSNEIDLVILDFAMPKMNGVEAIGELIRIKPDVKVILCSGYTEDAVVQSFPGQCPAGVLHKPYNMEDLKRELERLLGATD, encoded by the coding sequence ATGGAAGGCGCCCGGATTTTCCAGGCTCGATCAAATGAAATAGATCTGGTGATACTCGACTTCGCAATGCCAAAAATGAACGGGGTTGAAGCTATTGGAGAACTCATAAGGATCAAACCGGATGTCAAGGTGATCCTGTGCAGCGGTTACACTGAGGACGCGGTAGTGCAGAGCTTTCCGGGTCAATGTCCTGCCGGTGTTTTGCATAAGCCCTATAACATGGAAGATCTGAAACGAGAACTCGAGAGATTGCTAGGGGCCACTGATTGA
- a CDS encoding PAS domain S-box protein, producing MFYLELVQNVGLLVSLVVIHGQIIRRWNKYTLTSQVFSGFLFGCVALIGMMTPVNLMPGLIFDGRSIVLSVAGLFGGPVTAGIAAIMSAAYRLWLGGPGVIMGVSVILESAGLGVAFYYLRPLYPGLTRNLYLFGFGLLVHVGMLLLTLALPREAMLKTLENMTIPVLLIFPAATWLICLLFLDQESRISAEENVHRNETFLQQIVENIPDMIFVKEAENLKFVRFNKAGEDLLGYSREDLLGKNDYDFFSPSQAEFFIAKDREVLRNGKLVEIPEEEINTRLKGNRILHTKKIPILNSEGKAQFLLGISEDITERKKTEEQLQRNEEKYQKLYQDAPLMYVITQNEQGFPFISDCNKLFLRSMGFAREDVIGKPLADFYLPESRARLLEGGDYARALAGEYVMGERQLVTRDCRLIHTLLYTMPETDFSGHVTGTRAMFVDITAERKAEEAQSRLATAVEQAADAIIITDSAGTIQYVNRAQEMFSGYSIDELVGQTPNVLKIDFHDGDFYKQLWDTIGVGKVWSGRFVNKKKDGTEYHEDATISPIYDKSGNLTNFVVVEHDVTEQLALQEQLFQAQKMEAIGTLAGGFAHDFNNKLQVIAGYVELILFNKDIPESARSEMEVIQQTVQSSAELIKGMMVFSRKTPAELQPVELNKLVAQTVSMLIRSMPKMIEIDLLLADDLWAINAVANQIDQILMNLAINARDAMPYGGKVTIKTNNIVLDEEYCRFVPNTKPGRYALITVSDTGFGMNKETASRIFEPFFTTKEAGKGTGLGLSVVYGIVQQHGGKIICHSEPSVGTTFRIYFPAIEED from the coding sequence ATGTTCTATCTGGAGCTGGTTCAAAACGTAGGTCTCCTGGTGTCCCTTGTCGTAATTCACGGCCAGATAATACGTCGTTGGAATAAGTACACCCTGACGTCTCAGGTCTTTTCCGGTTTTCTCTTTGGCTGTGTTGCGCTCATAGGAATGATGACGCCGGTTAATCTTATGCCCGGGCTCATATTTGATGGGCGTTCTATAGTTCTCAGTGTCGCTGGGTTGTTTGGCGGTCCTGTAACAGCGGGAATAGCCGCTATAATGAGCGCTGCGTATCGGCTCTGGCTGGGTGGTCCTGGGGTGATTATGGGCGTAAGTGTAATTTTGGAATCCGCCGGGCTTGGAGTGGCTTTCTATTATCTCCGTCCCCTCTATCCAGGGTTGACTCGAAACCTTTACTTGTTTGGGTTTGGTCTGTTGGTGCATGTGGGGATGCTCTTGCTTACTCTGGCGCTTCCTAGGGAGGCCATGCTCAAAACCCTGGAAAATATGACTATACCGGTCCTGTTGATCTTTCCTGCGGCCACATGGCTAATTTGCCTACTTTTTCTCGACCAGGAATCACGTATTTCCGCTGAGGAGAATGTTCATCGAAACGAGACGTTTCTTCAGCAGATCGTGGAAAATATACCAGACATGATCTTTGTCAAGGAAGCTGAGAATCTTAAATTTGTGCGATTCAACAAAGCTGGGGAAGATCTTCTGGGATATTCTCGAGAAGATTTACTTGGCAAGAACGACTACGACTTTTTCTCTCCGTCTCAAGCAGAGTTCTTTATTGCAAAAGATAGGGAAGTTTTGAGAAACGGAAAGCTTGTTGAAATTCCTGAAGAAGAAATAAACACGAGATTAAAGGGCAATCGGATATTACACACAAAAAAGATACCAATCCTGAACTCGGAGGGGAAGGCTCAATTTCTATTGGGAATTTCAGAGGATATCACCGAGCGCAAGAAAACAGAGGAGCAGTTGCAGCGAAACGAAGAGAAATATCAAAAACTGTATCAGGATGCGCCCTTGATGTATGTGATCACTCAGAATGAACAGGGCTTTCCCTTCATCAGCGACTGCAACAAATTGTTTCTCCGTTCCATGGGTTTTGCCCGGGAGGATGTAATTGGTAAACCTCTGGCAGATTTTTATTTGCCTGAGTCACGGGCTCGGCTGCTTGAGGGTGGCGACTATGCAAGGGCTCTTGCCGGCGAATACGTCATGGGAGAACGGCAACTGGTCACGCGAGACTGCAGACTTATCCATACACTCTTGTACACTATGCCCGAAACCGATTTCTCCGGCCATGTGACCGGAACGCGGGCCATGTTTGTAGACATCACCGCCGAACGAAAGGCGGAGGAAGCCCAGAGCCGTTTGGCCACCGCTGTTGAGCAGGCTGCGGATGCTATCATCATTACTGACTCCGCGGGAACAATCCAATACGTCAACCGGGCACAGGAGATGTTCAGTGGATATAGTATTGATGAACTTGTCGGACAAACACCCAATGTTCTCAAAATTGATTTTCACGATGGGGATTTTTATAAACAACTTTGGGACACCATTGGGGTTGGAAAAGTATGGTCTGGGAGGTTCGTCAACAAGAAGAAAGACGGGACTGAATACCATGAAGACGCTACTATCTCCCCGATTTACGATAAGTCTGGGAACCTGACGAACTTTGTAGTGGTAGAACATGATGTAACAGAACAGCTTGCTCTTCAAGAACAACTGTTCCAGGCCCAGAAGATGGAAGCGATAGGAACGCTCGCCGGGGGATTTGCGCATGACTTCAACAACAAGCTCCAGGTTATAGCTGGTTATGTGGAATTGATTCTTTTCAACAAAGACATTCCTGAGTCCGCAAGATCGGAAATGGAAGTAATACAGCAAACCGTTCAGAGTAGCGCTGAGCTAATTAAAGGGATGATGGTTTTCAGCAGGAAAACGCCCGCAGAACTTCAACCGGTTGAACTCAACAAGCTTGTTGCGCAGACAGTGTCCATGCTGATCCGATCCATGCCCAAAATGATAGAAATCGATCTTTTATTGGCTGATGATCTTTGGGCGATAAATGCCGTCGCGAATCAAATTGACCAGATATTGATGAACCTTGCAATAAACGCAAGGGACGCTATGCCGTATGGTGGGAAGGTAACCATAAAGACAAATAACATTGTACTGGATGAAGAATACTGCCGCTTCGTCCCTAACACAAAACCCGGAAGATACGCTCTGATTACGGTATCAGACACAGGCTTCGGAATGAATAAGGAGACGGCAAGTCGTATTTTTGAACCATTCTTCACCACCAAGGAAGCGGGAAAAGGAACAGGACTTGGACTCTCAGTAGTATACGGAATTGTTCAACAACATGGAGGGAAAATTATTTGTCATAGCGAACCATCCGTAGGCACGACATTCAGAATCTACTTTCCAGCCATTGAGGAAGATTAA
- a CDS encoding PAS domain-containing protein: MVKKMDLDKNRITTSHLRGVAEEKLSKLQNATQNLEEKTPEEIIHELQVHQIELEMQNEELRRVQLELEESRDNYQILYDFSPLGYFTLTHKGLVTEVNLTGAALLGMPRSKLIKRGFGRFVSPESEGQWYQYIVTVLGHAEKQSCDLTLKRADGSIIYARLESIRIEALVREGGVQEEQPCQIHMALMDITERKRLEDEKEQVIIELSEALSNVKKLSRFLPICASCKKIRDDTGYWNEIESYISEHSETQFSHSICPDCMRKLYPEIADEISGRLNENEK, translated from the coding sequence ATGGTAAAGAAAATGGACCTTGATAAGAATCGAATTACTACAAGCCACCTGAGAGGCGTCGCTGAGGAGAAACTCAGCAAGCTCCAGAATGCGACACAGAATCTAGAAGAGAAAACCCCTGAAGAGATTATCCACGAACTCCAGGTCCACCAAATTGAGCTGGAGATGCAGAATGAGGAACTAAGGAGAGTTCAGCTCGAATTGGAAGAATCACGGGATAATTACCAAATCCTGTACGATTTCTCTCCTTTAGGATACTTTACCTTAACACACAAGGGGCTTGTCACAGAGGTCAACCTAACCGGAGCGGCGCTTCTTGGAATGCCCCGTTCAAAATTAATTAAACGGGGGTTTGGACGCTTTGTATCGCCGGAGTCTGAAGGTCAGTGGTACCAGTACATCGTTACTGTGCTGGGTCATGCAGAGAAACAATCCTGCGATTTGACCCTCAAACGTGCTGATGGTTCAATAATTTACGCTAGACTCGAAAGCATACGAATTGAAGCGCTGGTAAGAGAAGGAGGGGTACAGGAGGAGCAGCCCTGTCAGATTCATATGGCGTTAATGGACATCACCGAGCGCAAACGCTTGGAAGACGAAAAGGAGCAAGTCATTATAGAGCTTTCTGAAGCTCTATCCAACGTAAAGAAACTGAGTCGATTCCTACCCATTTGCGCTTCCTGCAAGAAAATACGTGATGATACGGGTTATTGGAACGAAATTGAAAGTTACATAAGCGAACATTCTGAAACCCAATTCAGCCACAGTATCTGTCCTGACTGCATGAGAAAATTGTATCCAGAGATTGCTGATGAAATTTCTGGCCGTTTGAACGAGAACGAGAAATAG